The segment CCTCGGCGGCCGAGCGCTCGAAGCGATCCAGCACACGCCGATCGAGCGGGTGATTGCCGATCGCTACACGGTCGTCGACTCGCGGCTGCGCGTCGAGACGCTGGGCCGGACGTTTCCAAATCCGATCGGCGTCGCGGCGGGGTTCGACAAGAACGCGAAGATTCCGAACGCGCTCGCGGCGTTGGGCTTCGGACACGTCGAGGTCGGCGGCGTGACGGCGGAACCGCAGGCCGGAAACCCCCGTCCTCGGCTGTTCCGACTGATCGAGGACGGCGCGTTAATAAACCGAATGGGCTTCAACAACGACGGAGCGGACGTCATCGGCGAACGGCTCGATGGGACCGATTGCCCGGTCCCGGTCGGGGTCAACATCGGCAAGTCGAAGTCAACGCCCAATGACGACGCGGAGGACGATTACCGCTACACCTTCGAACGCGTCGGTTCGGGCGACTACTTCGTCGTCAACGTCTCGTCGCCGAACACGCCCGGTCTCAGAGAGCTCCAACAGCGGGACCGGCTGGCATCCATCCTCGGGAGCCTCAAGGACGACGGTGCCGATCCGCTCCTGGTGAAGCTTTCGCCGGACCTCACCGACGCCGCGATCGAGGACGCCCTCGCGGTCGTCGAGGAACTCGATCTCGACGGCATCATCGCGACGAACACGACGACGAGCCGACCCGCGTCGCTCCGCGGACGGCACGCGAGCGAGGAGGGCGGCCTCTCCGGGAAGCCGATCGAGTCCGAGTCCACGGCGATGGTTCGGTTCATCGCCGAGCGGACCGACAAGCCGGTCATCGGCGTCGGCGGCGTCACGGACGCCGCGGGCGCGTACGCGAAGATCAGATCTGGAGCTCACCTCGTGCAGTTGTACACCGGGCTGATCTACGAGGGCCCCTCGATCGCGAGAGAGATCAACCGCGGGCTGCTCGAGCGGCTGGAACGCGACGGGTTCGACTCGGTCGAGGATGCCGTCGGCGCCGACCTCTGAAGCCGCGAGACCGACGTTTATCACGGCGGCGATCGGACGTCGAGTATGGACGCCCCTGCCGGTGATAATGGGGGGATCACGACCACGTTCCGGCGGGTTTTCGCCCTCGAGCGCGACGTGCTCGTCCTCTCGGTCGCGATGTTCGCCTTCAGCCTCGGCTTTCAGATGACGAGCCGGTACGTCCCGCGATACATGTCGGTGCTTGGATCGGGTGCCGTGGCCATCGGCCTGTTCGGCACGTTCGGCAACCTCATCGGCGCAGTCTATCCGTACCCCGGTGGCGCCGTCTCGGACCGGATCGGCTCGCGGGTCGCGCTGACGCTGTTCGGATTGGCTTCCACGGCGGGGTTCGTCATCTGGCTGTTCGCGGACGCCTTTGGCACCGTCGTCGTGCCGCCGATCGGAACGACGGTCGATCTCCTCGGCCGCGAACTCGTCCTCGGGTGGCTCGAACCCGCGTCGATCCCTGTCGCGATCTTCCTCGGGTTGCTCTTCGCGCAGGCGTGGAAGTCGTTCGGGCTCGGTGCGACGTTCGCCATCGTCAAGCAAGCCGTCGAACCCGATCGGCTGGCGACCGGCTTCGCGAGCACCGAGACGTTCCGCCGGACGGCGTTCCTCTTGGGCCCGCTCCTCGCCGCAGCGATACTGACGCTGTTCGCCTTCGAGACGGGCTTTCGGATCGTACTCGCGGTCGCGGCGGCGTTCGGGCTCGGCGCGACGCTCGCCCAGCACGTCCTCTACGACGCGAGCGAGGATCGCCTTGGCAAATCGTTCGAGGGCGTCTCGACGGTGCTCGGTGACCTTCGCGCGATGCCCGCGGAGTTGCGCCCGCTACTCGCGGCCGACACGCTCATCCGCTTTTCGAACGGCATGGTCTACGTCTTCTTCGTCATCGTCGTCACGGAGTTCCTCGCGGTCGGGGCGCGGGTCCCGGTCGTCGGGGCGCTCTCGCCGGACGCGTACTTCGGCGTGTTGCTCGCGATCGAGATGTTCGTCGCGCTCGCGATCATGGTTCCGGTGTCGCGGCTGTCGCGCCGAATCGGCCTAAAACCCGTCGTCGCGCTCGGCTTTGCGGTGTACGCCGTGTTCCCGGTTGCGCTGATCTACGCCCCGCCGAACGCCGCCGCGTTGGCGCTGTTGTTCGCCTTCTCGGGGGTCCGGTTCGCGGGGCTACCGGCGCACAAAGCGCTCATCGTCGGCCCGGCGAAAGCGGGGGCCAGCGGTCGCGTGACCGGCTCGTACTACCTCGTCAGAAACGTCGTCGTCATCCCGTCGGCGGCCATCGGCGGCGCGATCTACGCCGCCTCGCCGAAGACGGCCTTCGTCGGCGCGAGCGCGATTGGCATCGTCGGCGTCGCGCTGTTCCTCGTCGCCGGACGGGAGTTCGACGCGGCGATCGCCCGTTGACGGTTCCGGCTGATGGACCGGATTACCGCACCGAGCCGGCGCGGAACTCGCCGTGTTTCATCCCGAGCGCGAACGCGATAAACCCGAAGGCGAGCATCGAGGGGGCCACCATCATGAGCGTCGTTTCGAGTGGCATTACTCCGCTTCCGGCGAGGCCGGCGACACCGATGACGACGATTACGAGTAGTGCACCGAGCGAGACTGGAAGGCTGAATTCCATATGAGGTCTCGTTGGAGTTCCGGCGTCATAGTTCATGCTGTCGAGGAACCCCAGCGTACGACGGTGACGGCCCCGGTACAGGTTCAAGTGTCGTCGGCCCCAAGGGAAACCATGTCTGACAGCGTCGCCCGCGAACTCGGTCGCAAGACTGCGGGGCTCTCCACGCGCGCGTCGGTCGTCCTGTTCGCCCTCCTCGCCGTCGGTGCGGCCGTCGCGTTGGGCGTGGTCGAGTTCGATCCCCTCCTGGTCGCGGGGGTGGCGCTGTTGCTCGTTGCCGTCGCCGCAGTGTCGAGCGCCGTCGAGATCGTCGAGGCCTACGAGAAGGAGGCGCTGACGGTGTTCGGCGAGTTCCGGACGCTCCTCGAACCGGGGATTCACTTCGTCCCCCCGTTCGTCTCCCGCACGTATCCGTTCGATATGCGGACGCAGATGCTCGACGTGCCCCGTCAGGAGGCGATCACGGAGGACAACTCGCCGGTGACCGCCGACGCCGTCGTCTACATCAAGGTGATGAATGCGAAGCGCGCGTTCCTCCAAGTTGACGACTACAAGCGGGCGACCCTGTATCTCGCCCAAACGACGCTCCGAGCCGTCCTGGGCGACATGGAACTCGACGAAACGCTCTCGAAGCGCGAGAAGATCAACCGCCGCATCCAACAGGAGCTAGAGGGGCCGACCGACGAGTGGGGCGTCCGCGTCGAGGCCGTCGAGGTCCGAGAGGTCAACCCGAGCCCCGACGTCCAGCGGGCGATGGAACAGCAGACCTCCGCCGAACGGAGGCGACGGGCCATGATCCTCGAAGCGCAGGGTGAACGCCGCTCCGTCGTCGAGCGAGCCGAGGGTGACAAACAGGCGAACATCCTCGAGGCGCAGGGCGAAAAGCAGAGCCAGATCCTCGAGGCGCAGGGGGAAGCGATCTCGACGGTCCTCCGGGCGAAATCCGCCGAGTCGATGGGCGAGCGCGCCGTCATCGAACGCGGCATGGAAACGCTCGAAACCATCGGCCAGGGCGAGTCGACCACGTTCGTCCTCCCCCAGGAACTCACCTCCCTCGTCGGCCGCTACGGCAAACACCTCACCGGCAGCGAGGTCGACGACGAGGGAGGTCCAGAGCTCGAATCGAGGGCCTTCGACGAGGAGACCCGCGAACTGCTCGGGATCGACAGCATCGAGGCGCTCGCGGCGGGCGACGGAGACGTCGATATCGAGGTCGAAAGCGCCGATATCGAACTCGAGGACGACATCGCGTAGGGCGAGAGACGATCCGGCCCAACACCGGCGACAGATTCAGGCCGAAACAGCCCCAATCACACGCATGTCGAGCGTCGCGGACCGGCTGGTTCGATACGCCCCGCCGCCGAGGGCCGTCGATTGGTCGATCCTCGTCGTCGTGCTGTTTTCGGCCGGCACGGGGCTGTACTCCTTTACCGTCGGCGTCCCCGACGGCTTCGGGTGGCTGTGGGTCTGGAGCCACCGCGTCGTCGGCGTGGTCCTCGTCCCGCTGCTCGCGTTCAAGATCGCCCGAGTTCGACAGCGGTTAACCGATCCGGGTCGGTGGCAGCGGTCGACCGCGCTCTCGGTCGCGACGCTTATCGTCGCCTCGGCGACGCTGGCGACCGGCGTCGCGTGGGGCGTCGTCGGACTCGTCTGGATCGCCGTCTGGCCGCTGCTCGCGGTCCACGTCGGCCTCGGCCTGCTGTTGGTCCCGCTCATCCTCGCCCACATGCGCACTCGGTTTCGACTGCCGAGGCGGCGCGACGTCGCCGAGCGCAGGGTCGCGCTCAAGTACTTCGGGCTGCTCGCGGCGGGAGCGCTCGCCGTCCGGTTGGGCGACGCGGCGACCCGCATCGCCGGCGCGCCAGGCGCGGATCGGCGGTTCACCGGCTCGAAGCCGACCGAGGGGGAGGGGAACGGCTCGTTCCCCGTGACGATGTGGGTCGCCGACGATCCGGATCCGATCGACGTGTCGAGCTACGAGCTCCGGGTTCGCGGCCTCGTCGAGACGCCGCTGCGTCTCGACTACGCCGACCTCGTGGACGGGCCGACAGCGACCGAGGAGGCGCTGTTGGACTGCACCAGCGGCTGGTACACCGTCCAGTCGTGGGGCGGAATCCGCGTCGGGGACCTCCTCGATTCGGTCGCGGTGGACGAGTCGGCCGCCTACGTCCGGTTCGTGTCGGTGACCGGCTACCGGTGGTCGCTCCCGATCGAGGAGGCACGGGACGCGCTGCTCGCGACACACGTCGGCGGCGAGCGTCTCACCCACGGTCACGGGGCACCCGTCAGACTCGTCGCTCCCGGCCGCCGCGGCTTCCAGTGGGTCAAGTGGGTCACGCGGATCGACGTGCGCGAAGGGAGCGATCCAGCGCAGTGGATCGTCACGCTCGTGAGCGGCTTCGACTAGCCCAGTGCGTTCTCGATGGAGCTTGCCACTTTTCGCGCGCGCTCGGCCAGCGGTTGGGAGACTAGCCCCGCGTCGACGGCGTCGTCGAGTTCGTCGTCGTCCACGCGACGGACCTCGCCGCCGGGGCCCTTGACCACGTCGACGTGGAGGTCGACGTACCGAACCGCGCGGGGGAAGATCTCGACCGGCGTGCAGACGTTGACGTACGTGCCGCGGCGTTCGCCGGCGGCGCTCCGATAGACGGTCGCGTACCACCACCGCCCCTCGACGAACGTCGTCGTCGCGACGTCG is part of the Natronomonas salsuginis genome and harbors:
- a CDS encoding quinone-dependent dihydroorotate dehydrogenase; its protein translation is MTPYDLAKPLFFRLDAETAHGLGGRALEAIQHTPIERVIADRYTVVDSRLRVETLGRTFPNPIGVAAGFDKNAKIPNALAALGFGHVEVGGVTAEPQAGNPRPRLFRLIEDGALINRMGFNNDGADVIGERLDGTDCPVPVGVNIGKSKSTPNDDAEDDYRYTFERVGSGDYFVVNVSSPNTPGLRELQQRDRLASILGSLKDDGADPLLVKLSPDLTDAAIEDALAVVEELDLDGIIATNTTTSRPASLRGRHASEEGGLSGKPIESESTAMVRFIAERTDKPVIGVGGVTDAAGAYAKIRSGAHLVQLYTGLIYEGPSIAREINRGLLERLERDGFDSVEDAVGADL
- a CDS encoding MFS transporter produces the protein MDAPAGDNGGITTTFRRVFALERDVLVLSVAMFAFSLGFQMTSRYVPRYMSVLGSGAVAIGLFGTFGNLIGAVYPYPGGAVSDRIGSRVALTLFGLASTAGFVIWLFADAFGTVVVPPIGTTVDLLGRELVLGWLEPASIPVAIFLGLLFAQAWKSFGLGATFAIVKQAVEPDRLATGFASTETFRRTAFLLGPLLAAAILTLFAFETGFRIVLAVAAAFGLGATLAQHVLYDASEDRLGKSFEGVSTVLGDLRAMPAELRPLLAADTLIRFSNGMVYVFFVIVVTEFLAVGARVPVVGALSPDAYFGVLLAIEMFVALAIMVPVSRLSRRIGLKPVVALGFAVYAVFPVALIYAPPNAAALALLFAFSGVRFAGLPAHKALIVGPAKAGASGRVTGSYYLVRNVVVIPSAAIGGAIYAASPKTAFVGASAIGIVGVALFLVAGREFDAAIAR
- a CDS encoding DUF7333 family protein, which gives rise to MEFSLPVSLGALLVIVVIGVAGLAGSGVMPLETTLMMVAPSMLAFGFIAFALGMKHGEFRAGSVR
- a CDS encoding SPFH domain-containing protein, with the protein product MSDSVARELGRKTAGLSTRASVVLFALLAVGAAVALGVVEFDPLLVAGVALLLVAVAAVSSAVEIVEAYEKEALTVFGEFRTLLEPGIHFVPPFVSRTYPFDMRTQMLDVPRQEAITEDNSPVTADAVVYIKVMNAKRAFLQVDDYKRATLYLAQTTLRAVLGDMELDETLSKREKINRRIQQELEGPTDEWGVRVEAVEVREVNPSPDVQRAMEQQTSAERRRRAMILEAQGERRSVVERAEGDKQANILEAQGEKQSQILEAQGEAISTVLRAKSAESMGERAVIERGMETLETIGQGESTTFVLPQELTSLVGRYGKHLTGSEVDDEGGPELESRAFDEETRELLGIDSIEALAAGDGDVDIEVESADIELEDDIA
- a CDS encoding molybdopterin-dependent oxidoreductase — encoded protein: MSSVADRLVRYAPPPRAVDWSILVVVLFSAGTGLYSFTVGVPDGFGWLWVWSHRVVGVVLVPLLAFKIARVRQRLTDPGRWQRSTALSVATLIVASATLATGVAWGVVGLVWIAVWPLLAVHVGLGLLLVPLILAHMRTRFRLPRRRDVAERRVALKYFGLLAAGALAVRLGDAATRIAGAPGADRRFTGSKPTEGEGNGSFPVTMWVADDPDPIDVSSYELRVRGLVETPLRLDYADLVDGPTATEEALLDCTSGWYTVQSWGGIRVGDLLDSVAVDESAAYVRFVSVTGYRWSLPIEEARDALLATHVGGERLTHGHGAPVRLVAPGRRGFQWVKWVTRIDVREGSDPAQWIVTLVSGFD